The Thermodesulfobacteriota bacterium genome contains a region encoding:
- a CDS encoding aminopeptidase, translating into FSNRTIYGNHKIGHIIIGVTLSTRNISKENLMDHLKPAAQIALKDCMNLQKGERVLIITDEPARNIGYALWEGAKELGAEAIFTEIITPKSNGEEPPEPVAELMKLVDVILIPTSKSLSHTDSRREASKAGVRIATLPGITEDMMTRTLNADYNEIAKKSDALAEIISNSSNIRITTEKGTDINLAVEGRDGHSDTGLNHSAGDFSNLPAGEAYVAPMEGKSQGNIVFDGSMAGVGILENEVINVKVEDGYATEITGGAAADRLYSIMEPFGKEAFNVAELGIGTHDKALITGEVLEDEKVIGTVHIAFGDNKSMGGTIRVASHLDGVIKEPTVIADGDMIMDKGKLLIF; encoded by the coding sequence CTTTAGTAATAGAACTATTTATGGAAACCATAAGATAGGGCATATTATAATTGGAGTTACGCTAAGCACAAGAAATATATCTAAGGAGAATCTAATGGATCATCTAAAACCGGCTGCACAAATTGCACTAAAAGACTGCATGAATCTTCAAAAAGGAGAGAGGGTTCTCATTATAACTGATGAGCCTGCCCGAAATATCGGCTATGCACTCTGGGAAGGGGCAAAAGAGCTTGGGGCGGAGGCCATATTCACTGAGATCATAACTCCTAAATCAAATGGAGAAGAGCCGCCCGAGCCAGTGGCTGAGCTTATGAAGCTGGTAGACGTAATTCTCATACCCACTTCAAAGTCGCTTAGTCATACAGACTCTAGAAGAGAGGCGAGTAAGGCGGGGGTTAGGATCGCCACACTGCCGGGAATTACAGAGGATATGATGACAAGAACTTTAAATGCAGATTACAATGAAATAGCAAAGAAAAGTGACGCGCTCGCTGAAATAATCAGTAATTCCTCAAATATAAGAATTACAACAGAAAAAGGAACTGATATTAATCTTGCTGTAGAAGGTAGAGACGGCCATTCAGACACAGGGCTCAATCATAGCGCGGGGGATTTCAGCAACCTGCCTGCAGGAGAGGCCTATGTAGCGCCCATGGAAGGAAAATCTCAAGGCAATATAGTATTTGACGGGTCTATGGCGGGGGTTGGAATATTAGAGAATGAAGTTATAAATGTGAAGGTCGAAGATGGCTATGCGACTGAAATCACGGGAGGGGCTGCTGCAGATAGACTCTACTCGATAATGGAACCTTTTGGGAAAGAGGCATTTAACGTTGCAGAGCTTGGAATCGGAACGCATGACAAAGCATTAATTACAGGCGAAGTGCTTGAGGATGAGAAAGTAATAGGGACAGTCCACATTGCGTTTGGAGATAACAAGAGCATGGGCGGAACTATAAGGGTTGCAAGCCATTTAGACGGCGTTATAAAGGAGCCAACAGTAATTGCTGATGGAGACATGATTAT